A single Carnobacterium alterfunditum DSM 5972 DNA region contains:
- the flhA gene encoding flagellar biosynthesis protein FlhA, translating to MSTAFWGKIEKLTGSLDVIVAFLVMAILGMIIIPLPAGLLDFMLIINIALSITILLLTLFTKNVLEFSTFPTMLLITTMFRLALNISSTRLILTEGKAGAVIETFANVVTGSNFIVGAVIFIIIVIIQMMVVTNGASRVSEVSARFTLDAMPGKQMAIDADMNSGLINEEQAKKRRSDLERETQFFGAMDGASKFVKGDAIAGLIITIINLIGGVAIHSLQNDMEVMEALTTFGQLTIGDGLVSQIPSLLISVASGILVTRSGSIKGFGSSIGEELFHSPKVMLILSVILISFSVMPGFPTFPFLVLGLMAGATGYLLMENEKSKNSNQKAKEMRSKALQRTKQEKSSDESVASFQVDPISIEIGYGLIPITDENQDNNLMSHITTIRKQSAHELGILLSPIRIRDNLQLKANDYVLKIKGNVVARGELYLDKYMIVDPGETEFDFDGIPTKEPAFGLDAMWVNEGDREAADLRGYTVVDPITVLVTHLKETIYKSSYELLGRQEVKQLLEGIKDKYGVVIDELIPDILRLGEVQKVLQNLLKESIPINDLVTILETLADYGNTTKDIEMLTEYVRQSLKRTIVKPYLDEQNVLQVVTILPDTEEQITRSIQKSSAGSIPILQPETVTKIFDSITAIHNQLSARGIPHVLLASPKVRPAMKNLISYNFPDLAVVSLNEVPNDIPIETVGMING from the coding sequence ATGTCTACTGCCTTTTGGGGGAAAATTGAAAAACTAACCGGTTCTTTGGATGTGATCGTTGCTTTTTTGGTCATGGCTATTCTGGGCATGATCATTATTCCATTACCAGCTGGACTACTCGATTTTATGCTGATCATCAACATAGCATTATCGATCACCATATTGCTGCTGACGCTGTTTACAAAAAACGTGTTAGAATTCTCGACTTTTCCAACCATGTTGTTGATCACTACCATGTTTCGGTTAGCACTGAACATCTCTTCTACACGGTTGATTTTAACTGAAGGAAAAGCAGGAGCGGTTATTGAAACATTTGCTAACGTCGTAACCGGAAGTAATTTCATCGTTGGAGCAGTCATCTTTATCATCATCGTGATCATTCAAATGATGGTCGTAACAAATGGGGCCAGTCGTGTTTCTGAAGTTTCAGCAAGGTTTACACTCGATGCTATGCCAGGTAAACAAATGGCTATCGATGCGGACATGAACTCAGGGCTGATCAACGAAGAACAGGCTAAAAAAAGACGGTCAGACCTTGAAAGAGAGACCCAGTTTTTCGGAGCAATGGATGGAGCAAGTAAGTTCGTCAAAGGAGATGCTATTGCTGGTCTGATCATCACGATCATCAACTTGATCGGCGGAGTAGCGATCCATTCGCTGCAAAATGACATGGAAGTCATGGAAGCTTTGACAACATTCGGGCAGTTAACGATTGGTGATGGACTGGTCAGTCAAATTCCTTCATTATTGATCTCGGTAGCATCGGGAATTTTAGTTACCCGCTCTGGAAGTATCAAAGGTTTTGGTAGTTCCATAGGGGAAGAATTATTCCATTCACCAAAAGTTATGCTGATACTATCAGTGATTTTGATTTCATTTTCAGTTATGCCGGGTTTTCCAACGTTTCCCTTTCTAGTATTAGGATTGATGGCAGGTGCGACCGGGTACTTATTGATGGAAAATGAAAAATCAAAGAACTCGAATCAAAAAGCTAAAGAAATGCGTTCGAAAGCTTTGCAGCGGACGAAACAAGAAAAAAGCTCAGATGAATCAGTGGCTTCTTTTCAAGTGGATCCGATTTCCATCGAGATCGGTTATGGTTTGATCCCAATAACCGATGAAAATCAAGACAATAATTTAATGAGTCATATCACAACGATTCGTAAACAAAGTGCTCATGAATTGGGGATCTTATTGAGTCCGATACGCATCAGAGATAACTTACAGCTCAAAGCCAATGATTATGTGCTCAAAATCAAAGGTAACGTTGTGGCTCGCGGCGAATTGTACTTAGATAAATATATGATCGTGGACCCAGGCGAAACAGAGTTTGACTTCGATGGTATCCCAACAAAAGAACCGGCTTTTGGCCTAGACGCCATGTGGGTCAACGAAGGCGATAGAGAAGCGGCCGATTTGAGGGGATACACAGTAGTCGATCCGATAACCGTTTTAGTTACTCACCTAAAAGAGACGATTTATAAATCTAGTTATGAATTGCTAGGCAGACAAGAAGTCAAACAATTGCTTGAAGGCATCAAAGATAAATATGGCGTGGTGATCGATGAACTGATCCCAGATATCCTTCGTTTGGGAGAAGTCCAAAAAGTCTTACAAAACTTATTGAAAGAAAGTATCCCAATCAATGATTTGGTGACTATTTTAGAAACGTTAGCGGACTATGGAAATACAACGAAAGACATCGAAATGCTGACCGAATATGTGCGCCAATCGCTTAAACGGACGATCGTTAAACCTTACTTAGATGAACAAAATGTTCTTCAAGTCGTGACTATACTGCCGGATACGGAAGAGCAGATCACACGCAGTATCCAAAAATCTTCTGCTGGATCGATCCCGATTTTGCAGCCCGAAACGGTTACGAAAATTTTTGACAGTATCACAGCTATTCACAATCAGCTTTCGGCAAGAGGGATCCCGCATGTTTTATTGGCTTCACCAAAAGTAAGACCAGCAATGAAAAATCTGATTTCGTATAATTTTCCTGATTTAGCAGTTGTGTCATTGAACGAAGTACCGAATGACATTCCAATTGAAACAGTGGGTATGATCAATGGATGA
- a CDS encoding flagellar hook-basal body protein, which yields MIRSLTTLNNSFNILQKKQENISANVANINTAGYKSQEIIQSTRASEVMSNHLDGPLLNRQQDIGGFTFGNQIDEIVQNFSQGGLKATTSTTDVAIQGDGFFTVQAPNGETSYTRNGNFNVNDTGELVTQEGYRVMGVSADGQSAPIQVNGADFAIDNRGNIAGTGNRLMITEFEDTASLTRAGDTLYTGQGGTTAQVGGTVVQQSYLETSNVETVDEITNLMQVSRAFEANQKALSAADETLRKAVNEVGKV from the coding sequence ATGATTAGAAGTTTAACAACGCTCAACAATAGCTTTAACATTTTGCAAAAAAAGCAAGAAAATATTAGTGCAAATGTAGCTAATATCAATACTGCTGGATATAAATCACAAGAAATCATTCAAAGCACACGCGCATCAGAAGTGATGTCAAACCATTTAGATGGACCATTGTTAAATCGTCAGCAAGATATCGGCGGATTCACTTTTGGCAATCAAATTGATGAGATCGTTCAAAATTTTAGTCAAGGTGGTTTAAAAGCAACAACTTCTACAACAGATGTAGCGATCCAAGGGGACGGCTTTTTCACAGTTCAAGCACCAAACGGCGAAACTTCCTACACACGTAACGGGAATTTCAACGTTAACGATACAGGAGAATTGGTCACGCAAGAAGGCTATCGCGTCATGGGAGTGTCAGCTGATGGGCAATCGGCACCTATCCAAGTCAATGGAGCGGATTTTGCAATTGATAACAGAGGCAACATTGCTGGAACGGGAAACCGTTTGATGATCACTGAATTTGAAGACACGGCTAGCTTGACAAGAGCTGGCGACACATTATATACGGGGCAAGGTGGCACAACAGCACAAGTTGGCGGCACGGTTGTGCAACAAAGTTACTTGGAAACATCTAATGTCGAAACGGTCGATGAGATCACGAACTTGATGCAAGTTTCAAGAGCATTTGAAGCGAATCAAAAGGCCCTCAGTGCAGCGGATGAAACGTTAAGAAAAGCAGTCAATGAAGTTGGGAAAGTTTAG
- the fliQ gene encoding flagellar biosynthesis protein FliQ: MTMEKVLDIIREAFMVMIIVAGPTLIIALVVGLFISIIQATTQLQEQTLSFVPKILAVIVSLIVFGNFMMNSLIMFTQKIFEMIAEL, from the coding sequence ATGACAATGGAAAAAGTTTTAGACATTATAAGAGAAGCCTTCATGGTGATGATAATCGTAGCAGGTCCGACGTTGATCATTGCCCTAGTGGTGGGGCTATTTATTAGTATCATCCAAGCAACCACACAGCTTCAAGAACAAACGTTGAGTTTTGTACCTAAAATCTTAGCGGTAATCGTCTCATTGATTGTTTTTGGAAATTTTATGATGAATAGTCTTATTATGTTCACGCAGAAAATTTTCGAAATGATCGCGGAACTGTGA
- a CDS encoding flagellar hook-basal body protein: MSIPLSVSKSGMNAIQNQMDAVSNDIANINTTGYKSKNISFNELLLNDMNAEASYLSDTVQGSGIAIGSKSAVTSTNFAQGSLVSDSNDYHLAIAGEGFFGVIGENGEQYLTRDGAFQVNGDKSITNGNGDTLEIQATIPTNQWPEGDVSIAENGEVTIHSENGSTLVGTIPLFYPTRTNAMQPVGENKFSYDGTFGAGDGTIQQNYLEASNVDLASSITEMMLAQRSYSLNLKVAQGTDEMASVINQFKQ, translated from the coding sequence ATGAGTATACCGTTAAGTGTTAGTAAAAGTGGCATGAATGCCATTCAAAATCAAATGGATGCAGTATCAAATGACATCGCAAATATCAATACAACTGGTTATAAGTCAAAGAATATCAGTTTTAATGAGTTGTTGCTGAATGATATGAACGCAGAAGCTTCATACTTATCAGATACTGTTCAAGGTTCAGGAATTGCGATCGGATCTAAGAGCGCTGTTACTTCTACCAACTTCGCACAAGGTTCACTTGTTTCCGATTCAAACGATTACCACTTGGCTATTGCCGGAGAAGGGTTCTTTGGGGTGATCGGCGAAAACGGCGAGCAGTATTTGACACGAGACGGAGCTTTTCAGGTAAATGGAGACAAATCGATCACAAACGGTAATGGGGATACTTTGGAGATCCAAGCAACTATTCCAACCAACCAATGGCCTGAAGGAGATGTATCCATTGCTGAGAATGGTGAAGTAACGATCCACTCAGAGAATGGCAGTACGCTGGTTGGAACGATCCCTTTATTTTATCCTACTCGAACGAATGCTATGCAGCCTGTTGGAGAGAATAAATTCAGCTATGATGGGACATTTGGAGCAGGAGACGGTACGATCCAACAAAATTATTTAGAAGCATCAAATGTTGATTTAGCCTCTTCTATTACTGAAATGATGTTGGCACAACGGTCATATTCATTGAACCTTAAAGTCGCACAAGGAACAGATGAAATGGCTTCGGTCATCAACCAATTTAAACAATAA
- a CDS encoding flagellar biosynthetic protein FliO has protein sequence MGLGLVYVLKSVVALIVIIWAANYGLKYLNTFMAKKNQVIKVIERTPTSKSSALSIVEIADTYYLMSFTDTRNEILKELTAVEKEKIASSIEEKIPYFPTRSDNQQMGKKLVQILVQTFKSLRSRYQSFYEKRK, from the coding sequence TTGGGACTTGGACTGGTTTATGTATTGAAAAGTGTCGTAGCATTAATTGTTATCATATGGGCAGCAAATTATGGGTTAAAGTACTTAAATACGTTTATGGCGAAAAAAAACCAAGTAATTAAAGTGATTGAGAGAACCCCAACCAGTAAAAGTTCGGCATTGAGTATTGTAGAAATTGCAGATACGTACTACTTAATGAGTTTTACAGATACTCGCAATGAAATCTTAAAAGAACTGACAGCAGTAGAAAAAGAGAAAATCGCAAGTAGTATAGAAGAAAAGATACCATATTTCCCTACGAGATCAGATAACCAACAAATGGGTAAGAAATTGGTTCAGATTTTGGTTCAGACTTTTAAATCATTGCGGTCCCGGTATCAGTCTTTCTATGAAAAGAGGAAATAA
- the fliR gene encoding flagellar biosynthetic protein FliR, producing the protein MTIQLQTIILIFIRVTSFIVVSPGFSIKGLPNVAKIALAMGITLAAYSAVPAMNEVADTLFFAILILKEVLLGMAIGFITKLFFSAIEIAGNFVDFQVGFSMGAVYDPTMGINVSYYGKIYYWLSMCVFYITNLHHVVIKSLVQSFRSVPIFSTELGDFGVEGMMKLLGIIFELAFNIAAPMVIVALLTEVILGLISRSVPQINVLILGMPLKIAASFVLMLIFLPTLIETIQTTLPLMVKYMNEFIQLL; encoded by the coding sequence ATGACCATACAATTGCAAACCATCATTTTAATATTCATACGGGTGACATCTTTTATAGTTGTAAGTCCTGGATTCTCCATTAAAGGTCTACCCAATGTAGCAAAAATCGCTTTAGCAATGGGGATCACACTTGCAGCTTATTCAGCCGTACCGGCCATGAATGAAGTAGCGGATACGCTCTTTTTTGCGATTTTGATCCTAAAAGAAGTTTTGCTTGGGATGGCTATTGGATTTATTACAAAACTCTTTTTTTCTGCAATTGAGATTGCCGGTAATTTTGTAGATTTTCAAGTTGGGTTCTCAATGGGAGCTGTTTATGATCCAACCATGGGGATAAATGTTTCTTATTATGGGAAGATTTATTATTGGTTGTCCATGTGTGTATTCTACATCACCAACCTCCACCATGTCGTGATCAAAAGCTTGGTACAATCGTTCCGATCCGTGCCAATCTTCAGTACTGAATTAGGTGATTTTGGTGTAGAAGGCATGATGAAGCTACTTGGCATTATTTTTGAATTGGCTTTTAATATAGCAGCACCAATGGTAATCGTGGCCTTATTGACAGAAGTTATCTTAGGGTTGATCTCACGTTCGGTTCCTCAAATCAATGTATTGATTTTGGGAATGCCCTTAAAAATAGCGGCTAGTTTTGTTCTGATGCTGATATTCTTGCCAACGTTAATCGAAACGATCCAAACGACGCTGCCACTTATGGTGAAATACATGAATGAATTTATTCAGTTATTGTAA
- a CDS encoding methyl-accepting chemotaxis protein, with protein sequence MENNIEEKNIASSKWNIKNWDLTKLKSALNFKSLKTKILLAFMTIILLVIVLATIMIVTISKTNNKTEQMIDEELTLLIANDQLTLSISQRIAAARGYILFGDGLYKNLFDQYTEKSQKYEKQVLALSTKKETQEVIDRSVDWEAMVLTDVFERYDSGDEAGAASYLRSSVEPYSNDLIKEFEKLSDIRMDSINAQAQSVTNLGKSSLMLTFIISVLVIILGITIALLTSNSITKPIKKVMERMQTIAYGDLTSEPLAITAKDETGQLAMAINQMQVMEKEVMEGIKRASEMLTNNSNELTQSANEVKSGSEQVAITMQELATGSETQATTASNLSVVMGNFTKKVQSTNKSGEKIKDSSMGVLSMTTQGKEYMEDSNRQMAKIDEIVLDAVFKMATLDNQTKEITNLVMIIQKIADQTNLLALNAAIEAARAGEHGRGFAVVADEVRKLAEQVAVSISDITGFVEKIQTESKRVSDSLQTGYTEVQEGTSQIKKTGDTFNQINASVTTMVKGIKDISDNLESIQVNSEIMNSSIEEIASVSEESAAGVEETSAASQEITSSMEEVAGNSEQLADLAKGLAEMVAEFKI encoded by the coding sequence TTGGAAAATAATATAGAAGAAAAAAATATCGCCTCAAGCAAATGGAATATTAAAAACTGGGATCTAACAAAGTTAAAAAGTGCATTGAACTTTAAGAGTTTAAAAACTAAAATCCTCTTAGCTTTTATGACAATTATTTTACTAGTTATTGTATTAGCAACGATAATGATCGTAACTATTTCAAAGACAAATAATAAAACAGAACAAATGATCGACGAAGAATTAACACTTTTGATAGCTAATGATCAATTGACATTGAGTATTTCGCAAAGGATCGCAGCAGCGAGAGGATACATATTGTTTGGAGATGGCCTATATAAAAATTTGTTTGATCAATATACTGAAAAAAGTCAGAAGTATGAAAAACAAGTTTTAGCTTTATCAACTAAAAAAGAAACCCAAGAAGTGATCGATAGGAGCGTAGATTGGGAAGCAATGGTCCTTACGGATGTATTTGAACGATACGACAGTGGGGATGAAGCTGGAGCAGCCAGTTATTTGCGTTCTTCTGTAGAGCCCTATTCAAATGATTTAATAAAAGAATTTGAAAAACTATCAGATATACGAATGGATTCTATCAATGCACAAGCCCAATCGGTGACCAATCTAGGTAAGAGCTCATTGATGTTAACGTTCATCATTAGTGTTTTAGTGATTATACTTGGAATCACGATTGCTTTATTAACGTCTAATTCGATCACAAAACCAATCAAAAAAGTTATGGAACGCATGCAGACGATCGCTTATGGTGATCTCACCTCCGAACCGTTAGCAATAACTGCCAAGGATGAAACAGGACAGTTGGCTATGGCTATTAATCAAATGCAAGTAATGGAAAAAGAAGTTATGGAAGGCATAAAAAGAGCTTCAGAGATGTTGACCAACAACAGTAATGAACTTACCCAATCTGCCAATGAAGTGAAATCAGGTTCTGAGCAAGTTGCGATAACAATGCAAGAATTGGCAACTGGATCAGAAACACAAGCGACAACTGCAAGCAATTTATCCGTTGTGATGGGTAATTTTACTAAAAAGGTCCAAAGCACAAATAAAAGCGGCGAAAAAATCAAAGACTCTTCAATGGGTGTGTTATCCATGACTACTCAAGGTAAGGAATACATGGAAGATTCGAACCGTCAAATGGCTAAAATCGATGAAATTGTGTTGGATGCCGTATTTAAAATGGCCACACTGGATAACCAAACAAAAGAAATCACAAATTTAGTTATGATCATCCAAAAAATTGCTGATCAAACGAACCTATTGGCTTTAAATGCTGCAATCGAAGCTGCACGAGCTGGTGAACACGGCAGAGGGTTTGCAGTGGTCGCAGATGAAGTCCGTAAATTAGCTGAACAAGTTGCCGTATCTATTTCTGATATTACCGGATTTGTTGAGAAAATCCAGACTGAGTCTAAACGAGTGAGCGACTCTTTACAAACAGGTTACACTGAAGTTCAAGAGGGAACCAGCCAAATCAAGAAGACTGGAGATACCTTTAACCAAATTAATGCTTCTGTTACGACAATGGTAAAAGGCATCAAAGACATATCTGATAATTTAGAAAGTATCCAAGTAAATAGTGAGATCATGAATAGTTCGATTGAAGAGATTGCTTCTGTTTCAGAGGAATCTGCTGCTGGTGTCGAAGAGACGTCTGCTGCTTCACAAGAAATCACTAGTTCTATGGAAGAAGTTGCAGGGAATTCGGAACAACTTGCAGACTTAGCTAAAGGTTTAGCCGAGATGGTCGCAGAATTTAAAATCTAA
- the fliP gene encoding flagellar type III secretion system pore protein FliP (The bacterial flagellar biogenesis protein FliP forms a type III secretion system (T3SS)-type pore required for flagellar assembly.): MQKKNKWILGLSLFLISFVLFPKVASAAELTDSLSGLSKVFENGAGETSQVVQLFLLTTALSIAPTFLVLTTSFTRIIIVLSFVRSSLGTQQNPPNLVLIGIALFLSLFIMQPVYTEVMTDAITPYINEEISGQEAFESAAQPIKKFMYKQTRDEDIQLFLDISETDEPTVIDDLPLNIAIPAFIISELRTAFSIGFLIFIPFLVIDIVVASILMSMGMFMLSPVMISLPFKLLLFVLVDGWYLVVESLVTGFQ; the protein is encoded by the coding sequence TTGCAAAAGAAAAATAAATGGATTTTAGGCTTGTCCCTCTTTTTAATTAGCTTCGTTCTCTTTCCAAAAGTCGCTTCGGCGGCTGAACTAACAGATAGCCTGAGCGGGTTATCGAAGGTATTTGAAAATGGCGCTGGAGAAACCTCTCAAGTCGTTCAGTTATTTCTTTTAACAACTGCATTGAGTATCGCACCAACATTTCTAGTACTAACGACAAGTTTCACACGCATTATTATTGTGCTGTCATTTGTCAGAAGTTCATTAGGGACGCAACAAAATCCGCCTAATTTGGTGTTAATAGGGATCGCACTATTTCTATCTTTGTTTATTATGCAACCTGTATACACTGAAGTGATGACGGATGCTATTACGCCATACATAAATGAAGAAATATCTGGTCAAGAGGCATTTGAATCAGCCGCACAACCTATTAAAAAATTCATGTACAAACAAACAAGAGATGAAGACATTCAATTGTTTTTGGATATATCTGAAACTGACGAACCAACAGTTATAGATGATTTGCCATTGAATATAGCCATCCCAGCTTTTATTATCAGTGAATTGAGAACAGCATTCAGTATTGGATTCTTGATCTTTATTCCGTTTTTAGTCATTGATATTGTCGTGGCTAGTATCCTGATGTCGATGGGGATGTTCATGTTGTCTCCGGTGATGATTTCATTGCCATTTAAATTATTATTATTTGTTTTAGTCGATGGATGGTATTTAGTGGTCGAATCGCTAGTTACAGGATTTCAGTAG
- a CDS encoding sigma-70 family RNA polymerase sigma factor: MYYENDREKEIIKYLPLVEKIVNRIDVKRSQYDRDDLYNIGVIGLMDALEKFDKSKKVPFEGYAYIRIKGSIIDEIRKTAPVSRTRMGKLNDYYRAKEKLEASFMRTPTEKEICSELKIDEKALAKIHETVHNLASVSLEKVMFSDDGNSIELMDFLEDKSETGSEDVLLDKERQQLLTKNVTKLDKREQTILNLYYVEELSLKEIAYIFDISVPRVSQIHGKTILKLKESMRREYDD, translated from the coding sequence ATGTATTACGAAAATGATAGGGAAAAGGAAATCATTAAATACCTTCCCTTAGTAGAAAAAATCGTTAATCGAATAGATGTTAAGCGAAGCCAGTATGACAGAGATGACTTATATAATATAGGAGTCATTGGTCTAATGGATGCACTGGAAAAATTCGATAAATCGAAAAAAGTTCCTTTTGAAGGGTATGCGTATATTAGAATTAAGGGTTCGATTATTGATGAAATCAGAAAAACAGCTCCGGTATCGCGGACCCGGATGGGAAAACTGAACGACTATTATCGTGCCAAAGAAAAATTAGAAGCATCGTTCATGCGTACACCAACTGAGAAAGAAATTTGTTCAGAATTGAAAATCGATGAAAAAGCTTTAGCAAAGATCCATGAAACAGTTCATAATTTGGCCTCGGTATCATTAGAAAAAGTGATGTTTAGCGATGATGGCAATTCAATCGAATTGATGGATTTCTTAGAAGACAAAAGTGAAACAGGTTCTGAAGATGTCTTGTTGGATAAGGAACGTCAACAACTGCTGACTAAAAATGTGACCAAATTGGATAAGAGAGAGCAAACGATTTTGAATTTGTATTATGTTGAAGAGTTGTCACTTAAAGAAATTGCGTATATCTTTGATATTTCGGTTCCTAGAGTTTCACAGATACATGGCAAAACGATTTTGAAATTAAAAGAATCGATGAGGAGAGAATACGATGATTAG
- the flhB gene encoding flagellar biosynthesis protein FlhB — MAEKDGKTEKASPKKLRDTRKKGEIPKSPDLTSAVTFIVFILAATFLGNYILKYSLLYLQNYLSAGLTVDGLENNLANIGMRSIIFIMVLAGPFLVIAFVAAFVSTIVQTGFLFSIEPIKFKLSKINPISGFKNMFSKKTVFTLFKNVAKLTLVFWMAYKTLETSVYLILNSSNVGTEKLFFLMSDLVMELATQLGVLLLILGLIDYIYQVYDYRKNLKMSKQELKDEYKEAEGDPQIKSQRRQRYRQLTKGGLHDVETATAIITNPTHLAIAIRYEKGKDEVPIIVAKGADHQAAKIRELAKALDIPIIENKPVARAMYKAVEIGQPVPMDLYQAIAEILALVYQTEEMNKYKI, encoded by the coding sequence ATGGCGGAAAAAGATGGGAAAACAGAAAAAGCCAGTCCCAAAAAACTGCGGGACACTAGAAAAAAAGGCGAGATTCCTAAGAGCCCAGATTTAACTTCCGCTGTGACATTTATCGTCTTTATCCTTGCAGCAACCTTTTTAGGAAATTACATATTGAAATATAGTTTGCTCTATTTGCAAAATTACTTATCGGCTGGATTGACAGTAGATGGCTTAGAAAATAATTTAGCAAATATTGGGATGAGGTCGATCATATTTATAATGGTGTTGGCTGGTCCGTTCCTCGTTATTGCATTCGTCGCAGCATTTGTATCCACTATTGTACAGACTGGCTTTTTATTTTCGATAGAACCTATTAAATTCAAGCTAAGCAAAATAAACCCAATCAGTGGATTTAAGAATATGTTCAGTAAAAAGACCGTGTTCACACTGTTTAAAAATGTTGCTAAGTTAACTTTAGTCTTTTGGATGGCCTATAAAACACTTGAAACATCGGTTTACTTGATCCTTAATTCCAGCAATGTAGGGACAGAAAAATTATTTTTTTTAATGTCTGATCTTGTCATGGAATTGGCAACCCAATTAGGTGTGTTGCTGCTTATATTAGGCTTGATCGATTACATTTATCAAGTTTATGACTACCGGAAAAATTTGAAGATGTCCAAACAAGAATTAAAAGATGAATACAAGGAAGCTGAAGGTGACCCGCAGATCAAGTCTCAAAGGAGACAACGCTACCGTCAGTTGACAAAAGGGGGCTTGCACGATGTGGAGACGGCAACGGCCATTATCACAAACCCGACTCATTTAGCCATTGCGATTCGTTATGAGAAAGGCAAAGACGAAGTACCGATCATCGTGGCTAAAGGGGCAGATCATCAAGCTGCAAAAATTAGAGAACTGGCTAAAGCGCTCGATATTCCAATCATTGAAAACAAACCTGTCGCTAGAGCTATGTATAAGGCGGTCGAAATCGGCCAGCCAGTGCCAATGGATCTTTACCAAGCTATTGCTGAAATACTCGCATTGGTTTACCAAACGGAAGAAATGAACAAATACAAGATTTAA
- the ftsE gene encoding cell division ATP-binding protein FtsE, translated as MIRMKNVVKSYSKGVKALRGVDLTIEDGEFVYLVGASGSGKSTLAKLLYREEAANKGQIEVCGQLLSKMKGKDIPKLRRQIGIVFQDFKLLLDRTVFENIAYALEVIGTEPEEIRPLVMQALRYVNLEDKANDKPTELSGGEQQRVSIARAIVNSPKLIIADEPTGNLDPKTALEIMRLFYRINQRGTTILMVTHNRSIVEKFRNRVVEIEQGKIIWDENRSDDVIQYDISLGEYVAV; from the coding sequence ATGATTAGAATGAAGAATGTTGTTAAAAGCTACTCTAAAGGAGTAAAAGCTCTTCGAGGCGTTGATCTAACAATTGAAGATGGCGAGTTTGTTTATTTAGTTGGAGCTAGCGGCTCTGGAAAATCAACATTGGCAAAATTATTGTACCGAGAAGAAGCAGCAAACAAAGGTCAGATCGAAGTTTGTGGTCAACTGCTTTCTAAAATGAAGGGAAAAGATATCCCAAAACTTAGAAGACAGATTGGAATCGTTTTTCAAGATTTCAAATTATTGTTAGACCGTACTGTTTTTGAAAATATTGCGTATGCATTAGAAGTGATCGGTACTGAACCAGAAGAAATCAGGCCGCTTGTGATGCAAGCTTTGCGGTATGTTAATCTAGAAGACAAGGCAAATGATAAACCAACCGAATTATCCGGTGGAGAACAACAACGCGTGTCGATCGCTCGTGCAATCGTTAATTCACCTAAGTTGATCATTGCGGATGAACCAACAGGTAATTTAGATCCAAAAACGGCTTTAGAGATCATGCGTTTATTTTATCGCATCAATCAAAGAGGAACGACCATTTTAATGGTCACCCACAATCGTAGTATTGTAGAAAAATTTCGTAATCGAGTAGTGGAAATAGAACAAGGTAAAATTATTTGGGATGAAAATAGAAGCGATGACGTGATCCAATACGATATCTCGCTCGGAGAATACGTGGCTGTGTAA